A portion of the Raphanus sativus cultivar WK10039 unplaced genomic scaffold, ASM80110v3 Scaffold2329, whole genome shotgun sequence genome contains these proteins:
- the LOC130505507 gene encoding protein RALF-like 11 has translation MKRSVICLLVICAAVVAIPVEGVKYIDFGALNPCMGPNPPPGCNPPGSHHKKPVPANEYRRGCTTIHRCRRD, from the coding sequence atgAAGAGATCGGTGATATGCTTGCTAGTGATTTGTGCCGCCGTTGTAGCTATACCAGTGGAGGGTGTGAAGTACATAGATTTTGGTGCGCTTAACCCGTGCATGGGTCCTAATCCTCCTCCGGGATGCAATCCTCCAGGCTCCCACCATAAGAAACCTGTCCCTGCCAACGAGTATAGACGTGGATGTACCACCATCCATCGGTGCCGTCGAGACTGA